A stretch of Myxococcus guangdongensis DNA encodes these proteins:
- the tssG gene encoding type VI secretion system baseplate subunit TssG, with protein sequence MSERPGQWAFRPLVALLERLTSEAVPVGGTGPVVEEAIRFRHDPSLTFSSGDVSRIRVLPPSGELEGSARVVEVMTTFLGLTGAVSPLPDYIPEEIAQEDPDSARRRDFLDLFHHRMLSLLYRALSRYSLQAETTREGSDVWSQRLLSLAGLDTYERPYPGLLSSAQLLRLAPLLAARSRTAGTLELALTDVLAPVLGEAKVSLRQFSGHWVDIEADNRMRLGRTNTNLSRTALLGSKMFDRSGSFDIHIAPLEGDVYRRLMPEGDLSPVVREVVDLVVRDPLDCSLVLGVREAELPRFRLATQSASRLGQDCYLGQRRSDTRLRLRTVPLPAAPRRAAPPSPS encoded by the coding sequence GGCAGTGGGCCTTCAGGCCGCTGGTGGCGCTGCTCGAGCGGCTGACGTCGGAGGCGGTGCCCGTGGGCGGCACGGGGCCCGTCGTCGAGGAGGCTATCCGCTTCCGGCATGACCCGTCGCTCACCTTCAGCTCGGGTGACGTCAGCCGCATCCGCGTGCTGCCCCCGTCGGGCGAGCTGGAGGGCTCCGCGCGCGTGGTGGAGGTGATGACCACGTTCCTCGGGCTCACCGGCGCGGTGTCGCCGCTGCCGGACTACATCCCGGAGGAGATTGCCCAGGAGGACCCGGACTCCGCGCGCCGACGCGACTTCCTGGACCTGTTCCATCACCGGATGCTCTCGCTCCTGTACCGGGCGCTGTCGCGCTACTCGCTGCAGGCGGAGACGACGCGCGAGGGCAGCGATGTCTGGTCCCAGCGGCTGTTGTCGCTCGCCGGGCTGGACACCTATGAGCGCCCGTACCCGGGCCTGTTGTCCTCCGCGCAGCTCTTGCGCCTGGCGCCCCTGCTCGCCGCGCGCTCGCGCACGGCGGGGACGTTGGAGCTGGCGCTGACGGACGTGCTGGCGCCCGTGCTGGGCGAGGCGAAGGTGTCGCTGCGTCAGTTCTCGGGCCACTGGGTGGACATCGAGGCGGACAACCGGATGCGGCTGGGGCGGACGAACACGAACCTGAGCCGCACCGCGCTGCTCGGCTCGAAGATGTTCGACCGCTCGGGCAGCTTCGACATCCACATCGCGCCCCTGGAGGGGGACGTCTACCGGCGGCTGATGCCCGAGGGAGACTTGTCCCCGGTGGTGCGCGAGGTGGTGGACCTGGTTGTGAGAGACCCTCTGGACTGCTCGCTGGTGCTGGGCGTGCGCGAGGCGGAGCTGCCGCGCTTCCGTCTGGCGACCCAGTCGGCCTCCCGGTTGGGCCAGGACTGTTACCTGGGGCAGCGCCGGAGCGACACGCGTCTGCGCCTGCGCACCGTGCCGCTCCCGGCCGCCCCCCGCCGCGCCGCGCCGCCCTCGCCGTCATGA
- the tssH gene encoding type VI secretion system ATPase TssH has product MRVEPKTLVRRLTPSATRMLEAAVSRASTARCYEIIPEHLLRQLLEDEDGEASRLLRHFQVDRAKVIGSIEDALRELRTGNAGRPVFSESLFQWFEDAWLVASLEHGAVRLRSGTLMWQWIARSSRYSAESYPALDAISVEALKKVFDEVVGGSKEAAEVGSAASAAPAAGGGRGEEALTRFTNSFTQKARDGKIDPIFGRDREIRQVIDVLARRRKNNPIIVGEPGVGKTALVEGLARAIVAGDVPESMRNLEVLGLDLGALQAGAGVRGEFENRLKAVISEVKGSPKPIILFIDEAHTLIGAGGQQGGGDAANLLKPELARGELRTIAATTWAEYKKYFEKDAALERRFQPIKVDEPSEEDAVLMLRGLTPTYAQSHGITIRDEAVVAAVELSHRYISGRQLPDKAVDLLDTAAARVKIEQSARPDELVEAESRLAALERELGVRERELAAGHVPKEEDEGPTLEEKLSATRDQVATVKARWEQERAAVDEVKKARAALEAAEPGADTAKLKADVAQARAKLETLQGESPLIHVEVDPDVVARVVAGWTGVPVGKLRSSSVGAVLSLEQTLRSRVRGQDAALRAVAETLRMSHAGIRNPNTPIGVLLFVGPSGVGKTETALALADSLYGGDRFLTTINMSEFQEKHTVSRLIGSPPGYVGYGEGGVLTEAVRQRPYSVVLLDECEKADLEVMNLFYQVFDKGMLSDGEGRLIDFRNTVVILTSNLATDALMQLYAGPEAPSTDTVSETIRPILSRHFKPALLARMSVVPFLPIARDVLKQIAEMKLSALAERLHTSHRVKTEFAPEVYEEFARRCQDNDSGARNVDHVLRASLMPRLSLEVLERLAAGGVPSRLRVGLGAGGEWDLAFSDT; this is encoded by the coding sequence ATGCGCGTTGAACCCAAGACCCTCGTACGGCGCCTGACGCCCTCGGCCACGCGGATGCTGGAGGCCGCCGTGTCGCGGGCGAGCACCGCGCGCTGCTACGAAATCATCCCCGAGCACCTGCTGCGCCAGCTGCTGGAGGACGAGGACGGCGAGGCCTCGCGGCTGTTGCGCCACTTCCAGGTGGACCGCGCGAAGGTCATCGGCTCCATCGAGGACGCGCTGCGCGAGCTGCGCACGGGCAACGCGGGCCGGCCCGTGTTCTCCGAGAGCCTGTTCCAGTGGTTCGAGGACGCGTGGCTGGTGGCCTCGCTGGAGCACGGGGCGGTGCGGCTGCGCTCGGGCACGCTGATGTGGCAGTGGATTGCGCGCTCCTCGCGCTACTCCGCGGAGTCCTATCCGGCGCTGGACGCCATCTCCGTGGAGGCGCTCAAGAAGGTCTTCGACGAGGTGGTCGGCGGCTCGAAGGAGGCGGCGGAGGTGGGCAGCGCGGCCTCGGCGGCGCCGGCGGCGGGAGGCGGACGGGGGGAGGAGGCCCTCACGCGCTTCACCAACTCCTTCACCCAGAAGGCGCGTGACGGGAAGATCGACCCCATCTTCGGACGCGACCGGGAGATTCGTCAGGTCATCGACGTGCTGGCGCGGCGGCGCAAGAACAACCCCATCATCGTGGGCGAGCCGGGCGTGGGGAAGACGGCGCTGGTGGAGGGGCTGGCGCGGGCCATCGTCGCGGGCGACGTGCCGGAGTCGATGCGCAACCTGGAGGTGCTCGGGTTGGACCTGGGCGCGCTGCAGGCGGGCGCGGGGGTGCGCGGGGAGTTCGAGAACCGGCTCAAGGCGGTCATCTCCGAGGTGAAGGGCTCGCCCAAGCCCATCATCCTCTTCATCGACGAGGCGCACACGCTCATCGGCGCGGGAGGCCAGCAGGGCGGCGGCGACGCGGCGAACCTGCTCAAGCCGGAGCTGGCGCGCGGCGAGCTGCGCACCATCGCGGCCACCACGTGGGCCGAGTACAAGAAGTACTTCGAGAAGGACGCCGCGCTGGAGCGGCGCTTCCAGCCCATCAAGGTGGACGAGCCGTCGGAGGAGGACGCGGTGCTGATGCTGCGCGGCCTGACGCCGACGTATGCGCAGTCCCACGGCATCACCATCCGCGACGAGGCGGTGGTGGCCGCGGTGGAGCTGTCCCACCGCTACATCTCCGGGCGGCAGCTGCCGGACAAGGCGGTGGACCTGCTCGACACGGCGGCGGCGCGCGTGAAGATCGAGCAGAGCGCCCGGCCGGACGAGCTGGTGGAGGCGGAGTCCCGGCTGGCGGCGCTGGAGCGTGAGCTGGGGGTGCGCGAGCGGGAACTCGCCGCGGGGCACGTGCCGAAGGAGGAGGACGAGGGGCCGACGCTGGAGGAGAAGCTCTCCGCCACGCGCGACCAGGTGGCCACGGTGAAGGCCCGCTGGGAGCAGGAGCGGGCGGCGGTGGACGAGGTGAAGAAGGCCCGCGCGGCGCTGGAGGCGGCGGAGCCCGGCGCGGACACCGCGAAGCTGAAGGCGGACGTGGCCCAGGCGCGCGCGAAGCTGGAGACGCTGCAGGGCGAGTCGCCGCTGATTCACGTGGAGGTGGACCCGGACGTGGTGGCGCGCGTGGTGGCGGGGTGGACGGGCGTGCCGGTGGGCAAGCTGCGCAGCAGCTCCGTGGGCGCGGTGCTCTCGCTGGAGCAGACCCTGCGCTCGCGGGTGCGGGGCCAGGACGCGGCGCTGCGCGCGGTGGCGGAGACGCTGCGCATGTCGCACGCGGGCATCCGCAACCCGAACACGCCCATCGGCGTGCTGCTCTTCGTGGGGCCCAGCGGCGTGGGCAAGACGGAGACGGCGCTGGCGCTGGCGGACTCGCTCTACGGCGGGGACCGCTTCCTCACCACCATCAACATGTCGGAGTTCCAGGAGAAGCACACCGTCTCGCGGCTCATCGGCTCGCCGCCCGGCTACGTGGGCTACGGCGAGGGTGGCGTGCTCACGGAGGCGGTGCGCCAGCGGCCGTACTCCGTCGTCCTCCTGGACGAGTGCGAGAAGGCGGACCTGGAGGTGATGAACCTCTTCTACCAGGTGTTCGACAAGGGCATGTTGTCCGACGGCGAGGGGCGGCTCATCGACTTCCGCAACACGGTGGTCATCCTCACCAGCAACCTGGCCACGGACGCGCTGATGCAGCTGTACGCGGGCCCGGAGGCGCCGAGCACGGACACGGTGAGCGAGACCATCCGCCCCATCCTCAGCCGGCACTTCAAGCCCGCGCTGCTGGCGCGCATGTCGGTGGTGCCGTTCCTGCCCATCGCCCGGGACGTGCTCAAGCAGATCGCCGAGATGAAACTTTCAGCCCTGGCGGAGCGGCTGCACACGTCGCACCGGGTCAAGACGGAGTTCGCCCCGGAGGTGTACGAGGAGTTCGCCCGGCGCTGCCAGGACAACGACTCGGGGGCGCGCAATGTGGACCACGTGCTGCGCGCCTCGCTGATGCCCCGGCTGTCGTTGGAGGTCCTGGAGCGGCTCGCCGCGGGAGGCGTCCCGAGCCGCCTGCGGGTGGGCCTGGGGGCCGGGGGCGAGTGGGACCTCGCATTCTCAGACACGTGA
- a CDS encoding FHA domain-containing protein, protein MLPLVIRIKDLETQPPKERQYVFTHSPVRIGRNQLNDISIPKTFVSLFHALVRFNPKSIHVVDLGSTNGLSIDGRRIDKNVPVRVGEETRVTIGTIEMRLSREAAASVGDGQSRMTQFRALATLQGPDDGTPMSFKPTPVQGREQVVATSMLPALSDAAISQARRQDEVSPRTLLVPALDEELEGQDPGQRTIVSGIPIPDPEPPTAPAGRRATSNSVRVVAPQPAASSSSGLQSTIQQLVPLYNAYRGAWQTLHESMVRQAGTLPEADRASLIAQLQRRLPGVAYEPQFGQFARSLGVALPQSSGGNSQVTPVPVAPGGANRLDVMARELLGQFVRSYLPGSKGLESGADIDRFLDRLADVLETFGRAFVELRQGHDQFGQEMAVMLPRDVTPLSKSRNTREVLRYLLDWKAPDSAERVQELMGGFVDVMIHQIALLNGMREGVKDLLQRLLPGELEGSKGGSFLSRLWPFQASRRLKRLEERVRTLMEEERELSAVLFGPEFAKAYHAIVGDAANKSGDGEVSVVSKRRARESSGT, encoded by the coding sequence GTGCTGCCCCTCGTCATCCGCATCAAGGACCTGGAGACGCAGCCGCCGAAGGAGCGGCAGTATGTCTTCACGCATTCGCCTGTCCGCATCGGTCGCAACCAGCTCAACGACATCTCCATCCCGAAGACGTTCGTGTCGCTGTTTCATGCGCTCGTGCGGTTCAACCCGAAGTCCATCCACGTGGTGGACCTGGGCTCGACGAATGGCTTGAGCATCGACGGGCGGCGCATCGACAAGAACGTCCCGGTGCGGGTGGGCGAGGAGACGCGGGTCACCATCGGCACCATCGAGATGCGCTTGTCGCGGGAGGCCGCGGCGTCGGTGGGGGATGGGCAGTCGCGCATGACGCAGTTCCGCGCGCTGGCCACGCTACAGGGCCCCGATGACGGGACGCCCATGAGCTTCAAGCCGACGCCGGTGCAGGGGCGCGAGCAGGTGGTGGCCACCTCCATGCTGCCCGCCCTGAGCGACGCGGCGATTTCACAGGCCCGCCGCCAGGACGAGGTGAGCCCGCGCACGCTGCTGGTGCCGGCGCTCGACGAGGAGCTGGAGGGGCAGGACCCGGGGCAGCGGACCATCGTCTCCGGCATCCCCATTCCGGACCCCGAGCCGCCGACGGCTCCGGCCGGACGCCGCGCGACGAGCAACAGCGTGCGCGTGGTGGCGCCGCAGCCCGCCGCGTCCTCGAGCAGCGGCTTGCAGAGCACCATCCAGCAGCTGGTGCCGCTCTACAACGCGTATCGCGGCGCGTGGCAGACGCTGCACGAGTCCATGGTCCGTCAGGCGGGCACGCTGCCGGAGGCGGACCGCGCGTCGCTCATCGCGCAGCTGCAGCGGCGCCTGCCCGGGGTGGCGTACGAGCCGCAGTTCGGGCAGTTCGCGCGCTCGTTGGGGGTGGCGCTGCCGCAGTCGTCCGGGGGCAACTCACAGGTGACGCCGGTGCCGGTGGCGCCTGGGGGCGCCAATCGGCTGGATGTGATGGCGCGGGAGTTGTTGGGACAGTTCGTGCGCTCGTACCTGCCGGGGAGCAAGGGATTGGAGTCGGGGGCGGACATCGACCGGTTCCTGGACCGGTTGGCGGACGTGCTGGAGACGTTCGGCCGCGCCTTCGTGGAGCTGCGGCAGGGGCATGACCAGTTCGGTCAGGAGATGGCGGTGATGCTGCCGCGGGACGTGACGCCGCTCTCCAAGAGTCGCAACACGCGCGAGGTGTTGCGCTACCTGCTGGACTGGAAGGCGCCGGACAGCGCGGAGCGGGTGCAGGAGCTGATGGGCGGGTTCGTGGACGTGATGATCCACCAGATTGCCTTGCTCAACGGCATGCGCGAGGGCGTGAAGGACCTGCTCCAGCGCTTGTTGCCGGGCGAGTTGGAGGGGAGCAAGGGGGGCTCGTTCCTCTCGCGGCTGTGGCCGTTCCAGGCGTCGCGCAGGCTCAAGCGACTGGAGGAGCGGGTCCGGACGTTGATGGAGGAGGAGCGCGAGCTGAGCGCGGTGTTGTTCGGACCGGAGTTCGCGAAGGCGTACCACGCCATCGTGGGCGACGCGGCGAACAAGAGTGGTGACGGGGAGGTCTCAGTGGTGTCCAAGCGCCGGGCTCGGGAGTCATCAGGGACATGA